From Vigna unguiculata cultivar IT97K-499-35 chromosome 5, ASM411807v1, whole genome shotgun sequence, the proteins below share one genomic window:
- the LOC114184570 gene encoding uncharacterized protein LOC114184570, whose protein sequence is MEGSMFVCVYDDGEIASDAETGVYFASAKTIMICIHRGFGLSKLIRIIMDKANRDPTDGVPLIHFKFPTKVCGQHVTYTTTQIQDDDDLDGAFDMIQATPTVTFIELCTTYNSAYALMEPRCNYYYNIIREDNPEATAWVDQIPREQWCLAYDQGRRWGHVTTNLAEAINFVLKKTRNLPISSIVLATYTRCKTYFTKRSRQITAMVNVGHVYSEYATNFLQDADSKSNTHHVLEFDRNTTRFRVEEMVNPREVRPAGKFVVRLDERWCDCGKFQKIHLPCSHVIAACKHAHHDFSMYISPHYRLDVIMKVYDNLFGELRHEEYWPPYHGPQVWPHPATKKSERGRPKSSRIRTEMDIKEGRQSKKCSYCKIEGHTRNHCPNNPALR, encoded by the exons ATGGAAGGGTCAATGTTTGTCTGTGTATACGACGATGGAGAAATTGCCAGTGACGCAGAAACTGGTGTCTACTTTGCATCTGCAAAGACAATCATGATCTGCATCCATAGAGGTTTCGGCTTGTCCAAACTTATTCGCATAATAATGGACAAGGCAAATAGAGATCCAACGGATGGAGTTCCACTTATTCACTTCAAATTTCCGACTAAAGTTTGTGGCCAACATGTGACATACACAACCACTCAGATCCAAGATGACGACGACTTAGACGGCGCTTTCGACATGATACAGGCCACCCCAACTGTTACATTTATTGAACTCTGCACCACCTACAACTCAG cgTACGCATTAATGGAGCCACGTTGTAACTACTACTACAACATCATTAGAGAAGACAACCCAGAAGCAACAGCTTGGGTAGACCAAATTCCAAGGGAGCAGTGGTGTCTTGCATATGATCAGGGAAGAAGGTGGGGTCACGTAACAACGAATCTGGCTGAAGCAATAAATTTTGTGCTGAAAAAGACAAGAAATTTGCCAATTTCATCCATAGTATTGGCCACGTACACTAGGTGCAAAACATACTTCACAAAAAGAAGTAGGCAAATAACTGCAATGGTCAATGTTGGTCATGTGTACTCTGAATATGCGACCAACTTTCTACAAGATGCGGACTCCAAGTCAAACACGCACCATGTCCttgaatttgatagaaataCCACAAGATTCAGAGTGGAGGAGATGGTCAATCCTAGAGAAGTACGTCCTGCAGGAAAATTTGTAGTCAGATTAGATGAAAGGTGGTGCGATTgtggaaagtttcaaaaaatacatctaCCATGTTCACATGTTATTGCAGCTTGCAAGCATGCACATCACGACTTCAGCATGTACATAAGTCCCCATTATAGGCTGGATGTCATCATGAAAGTATATGACAATTTATTTGGTGAGTTAAGACATGAAGAATATTGGCCACCATACCATGGGCCACAGGTTTGGCCTCATCCTGCCACAAAAAAGAGTGAGAGGGGTCGTCCTAAATCAAGTAGAATTAGAACTGAGATGGACATTAAGGAAGGAAGACAATCAAAAAAGTGTTCCTATTGTAAAATTGAAGGACACACAAGAAATCATTGTCCTAATAACCCTGCACTTAGATGA
- the LOC114185597 gene encoding kelch repeat-containing protein At3g27220-like yields the protein MATPTRFHHPNNHPYPHSSSKIIIFFCLSAFLGLALFANVFRASLSAHYLSIATNWVDTNAPILLIPNATATPDIKDKDKDKNQDNGKGGKSGKRRGPDRFLSSTFADLPAPELYWEQMPSAPVPRLDGYSVQINNMFYVFGGYEHLDLVHSHVDVFDFTVNKWVDQIKMPDEMANSHLGVATDGRYVYIVTGQYGTQCRGPTTASFTLDTVTKKWKPLPPLPEPRYAPATQLWKGRLHVMGGSKENRHTPGLEHWSLAVKDGEALEQQWREEVPVPRGGPHRACVAVGDRLFVIGGQEGDFMAKPGSPIFKCSRRVEVVYGDVYMLEADMKWKILPAMPKANSHIECAWVLVNNSIVITGGTTEKHPVTKRMMLVGEVFRFDLNTMTWSVIGKLPYRIKTTLAGFWDGWLYFTSGQRDRGPDNPQPKKVVGEMWRTKLHLS from the exons ATGGCCACGCCAACGAGGTTCCACCACCCCAACAACCACCCATACCCTCACTCCTCCTCCAaaatcatcatcttcttctgcCTCTCTGCCTTTCTCGGCCTCGCCCTCTTCGCCAACGTCTTCCGCGCCTCCCTTTCCGCCCACTATCTCTCCATCGCCACCAACTGGGTCGACACCAACGCCCCCATCCTTCTCATCCCCAATGCCACCGCCACACCCGACATCAAAGACAAAGACAAAGACAAAAACCAAGACAAC GGAAAAGGTGGCAAGAGTGGAAAAAGGAGGGGTCCTGATAGATTCCTTTCATCTACATTTGCAGACTTGCCTGCTCCCGAATTGTATTGGGAGCAGATGCCTTCTGCTCCGGTGCCTCGGCTAGATGGCTACTCTGTACAGattaataatatgttttatgTGTTTGGAGGATATGAACACCTTGACCTT GTGCACTCCCATGTTGATGTCTTCGATTTCACCGTCAACAAGTGGGTAGATCAGATTAAAATGCCAGACGAAATGGCTAATTCCCATTTGGGTGTGGCCACAGATGGGAGGTATGTATACATTGTCACAGGACAATATGGCACCCAATGCCGAGGACCTACCACAGCTTCTTTTACGCTAGACACTGTCACAAAGAAATGGAAACCTTTGCCACCATTACCGGAACCTAG GTACGCTCCTGCTACTCAATTGTGGAAAGGAAGACTCCATGTCATGGGTGGTAGCAAAGAGAATCGCCATACACCTGGACTTGAACATTGGAGTTTGGCTGTGAAGGATGGAGAAGCATTGGAACAACAATGGCGAGAAGAAGTTCCCGTTCCACGCGGTGGACCGCATAG GGCTTGCGTTGCAGTCGGTGATCGACTTTTTGTTATTGGTGGACAAGAGGGTGATTTTATGGCCAAACCTGGTTCACCCATATTCAAATGTTCACGCAGGGTCGAG GTGGTCTACGGAGATGTTTACATGCTGGAAGCAGACATGAAATGGAAAATTTTGCCAGCTATGCCAAAAGCAAATTCACACATAGAATGTGCATGGGTTCTTGTGAACAATTCAATTGTCATCACTGGAGGTACCACAGAAAAGCACCCAGTAACAAAAAGGATGATGCTGGTTGGGGAGGTTTTCCGGTTTGATTTAAACACCATG ACATGGTCAGTGATTGGAAAGCTTCCTTacagaataaaaacaacattagCTGGTTTTTGGGATGGGTGGCTGTACTTCACATCAGGACAGAGGGACAGAGGACCAGATAACCCACAGCCAAAAAAGGTCGTTGGAGAAATGTGGAGAACCAAATTGCATTTGTCTTAG